In Molothrus ater isolate BHLD 08-10-18 breed brown headed cowbird chromosome 21, BPBGC_Mater_1.1, whole genome shotgun sequence, a single genomic region encodes these proteins:
- the NCOR1 gene encoding LOW QUALITY PROTEIN: nuclear receptor corepressor 1 (The sequence of the model RefSeq protein was modified relative to this genomic sequence to represent the inferred CDS: inserted 1 base in 1 codon): MSSSGYPPNQGAFSTEQSRYPPHSVQYSFPSSRHQQEFAVPDYRSSHLEVSQATQLLQQQQQQQQLRRRPSLLSEFHPGSDRPQERRTGYEQQFHPGPSQTDHDSLESKRPRLEQVSDSHFQRVSAATVLPLVHPLQEGLRSADIKKDPAFGGKHEGPSSPISGQPCGEDQNASPSKLSKEELIQSMDRVDREIAKVEQQILKLKKKQQQLEEEAAKPPEPERPVSPPPVEQKHRSIVQIIYDENRKKAEEAHKIFEGLGPKVELPLYNQPSDTKVYHENIKTNQVMRKKLILFFKRRNHARKQREQKICQRYDQLMEAWEKKVDRIENNPRRKAKESKTREYYEKQFPEIRKQREQQERFQRVGQRGAGLSATIARSEHEISEIIDGLSEQENNEKQMRQLSVIPPMMFDAEQRRVKFINMNGLMEDPMKVYKDRQFMNVWTDHEKEIFKEKFVQHPKNFGLIASYLERKNVPDCVLYYYLTKKNENYKALVRRNYGKRRGRNQQQIARPSQEEKVEEKVEEEKSDKSEKKEEEKKDEEEKDEKEESKENTKEKDKTEVAPEETEEREQAAPRGRKTANSQGRRKGRITRSMTNEAAQANAAAAAATEEPPPPLPPPPEPSSTEPVETSRWTEEEMEVAKKGLVEHGRNWAAIAKMVGTKSEAQCKNFYFNYKRRHNLDSLLQQHKQKSSRRPREERDVSQCESVASTVSAQEDEDIEASNEEENPEDSEGAENSSDTESAPSPTPAEPAKPTEETPSEPTAPKGTTEAPAEQESAIKPATSTSPSLPAQSVTTAETQNPEPQVKEEINTEAEEPMEVDSRSHSAEAKPVITLPVHTKVEPVETEMRLPENIQVKIESDTKEREMEKPKEKSEPEEMDYSLPQQVTAARPESHSDNDSSATCSADEEVDGEPDRQGIFSRESKPSLLNPTGSILVSSTIKQGQMDLQQLHHRAAVIPPMVSCSPCSVPVGTPVSGYALYQRHIKAMHESALLEEQRQRQEQLDMEYRSAVSPCGTSKSPSVEWEGKPVAYMPYAEVKRIEQEAQVQNPATRSASPYRLSPREVNKASPQPEMNAARYSVPPVLQPAPHQVITNIPEGVRLPTTRPTRPPPPLIPSSKTSVPSEKPSFIMGGSISQGTPGTYLTSHSQASYAQETAKPSVGSISLGLPRQQESAKSASLPYIKQEEFSPRSQNSQPEGLLVRAQHESVVRGTTTIQEGSITRGTPTNKVSVETIPSLRGSITQGTPALAQPGIAADTLLKGTITRLATEDSSPEKCREEASAKGHVIYEGKSGHILSYDAIKNVREGTRSPRTAHEIGLKRTYDTMEGNIKQGMSLRESPGSAPLEGLICRALPRGSPHAELKERTVLSGSIMQGTPRATAESFEEGLKYPKQIKRESPPIRTFEGAISKGKPYDGVTTIKEMGRSIHEIPRQDLLSQESRKTPEMVQTSRPIIEGSISQGTPIKYESNSGQSAIKHNVKSLITGPSKLXRGMPQLEMVPENVKVVERGKYEDVKTGDAVRSRHTSVVSSGPSVLRSTLHETPKSQLSPGIYDDTNARRTPVNYQSPMSRSSPMMNRVSEAGVSSGKSANHERKNTLTPTQRESVPAKSPVPGVDPVVAHSPFDPHHRGATPEVYRGHLPPHLDPAMPFHRALDPAAAAYLFQRQLSPTPGYPSQYQLYAMENTRQTILNDYITSQQMQVNLRPDVTRGLSPREQTLALPYAGARGIIDLNNMAPTILVPHPGGTSTPPMERITYIPGTQLTFPPRPYNPASLSPGHPTHLAASAAANAEREREREREKERERERERERERERERERERERITSVPAELYLRPGAEQPGRPGSHGYVRSPSPSVRSQENILQQRPSIFQGTNGTSVITPLDPAAQLRIMQLTPGAPSITQGLPASRYNTAADALAALVDAAASAPQMEVAKSKENKHEGARIEENMGRRSAVVTDQQQMEQKTLEVEKRPVQCPYTSANYSGGKSQGQTSSVVYSEAGKEKGPPPKSRYEEELRTRGKTTITAANFIDVIITRQIASDKDARDRGSQSSDSSSSLSSHRYEAPGDAIEVISPANSPVPAQEKLQPYQQETPKPNQAETDPNRPYEGPIHRYRTQQEPPSPQQPPPPSSQAEGMAHVPRTHRLITLADHICQIITQDFARNQAASQASLQPPTTTFQNSSPAPTPASGRAKPSSRYSPEAQPQPVHQQRPGARVSPENLSDKARGRPGKSPERSHVPSEPYEPISPPQVPVVHEKQENVLLLSQRTEPTEQRTDSRSPGSISYLPSFFTKLENTSPMVKSKKQEIFRKLNSSGGGDSDMATAQPGTEIFNLPAVTTSGAVSSRGHSFADPASNLGLEDIIRKALMGNFDDKSEEHGVVMSQPLSVAPGSSGAAVPATNETRREEANPSPNSGGAVSKQKLIGKSNSRKSKSPIPGQGYLGTERPSSVSSVHSEGDYHRQTPVWAWEDRPSSTGSTQFPYNPLTMRMLSSTPPTSIACAPPSMSQATTHPQNRIWEREPAPLLSAQYETLSDSDD, encoded by the exons CAACAACTTGAAGAAGAAGCTGCAAAGCCTCCGGAGCCGGAGCGGCCGGTGTCCCCCCCTCCCGTGGAGCAGAAGCACCGCAGCATCGTCCAGATCATTTACGATGAGAACCGG aaaaaagcagaagaagctCACAAGATTTTTGAAGGTCTTGGTCCAAAAGTTGAATTG CCACTTTACAACCAGCCCTCAGACACCAAGGTCTACCATGAAAACATCAAAAC aaacCAGGTGATGAGGAAAAAGCTGATCCTATTCTTTAAAAGAAGGAACCATGCAAGGAAACAACGG GAACAGAAAATCTGTCAACGTTATGATCAGCTGATGGAGGCATGGGAGAAGAAAGTGGACAGGATAGAAAATAATCCACGCAGGAAAGCCAAGGAGAGCAAAACACGAGAGTACTATGAGAAACAATTCCCAGAAATCAGGAAGCAGAGAGAACAGCAAGAAAGATTCCAAAG AGTTGGCCAAAGAGGGGCTGGCCTTTCAGCAACCATTGCCAGAAGTGAGCACGAGATCTCAGAAATCATCGATGGGCTCTCTGAGCAGGAG AATAATGAGAAGCAAATGCGCCAGCTCTCTGTCATCCCTCCCATGATGTTCgatgcagagcagagaagggTGAAGTTCATCAACATGAACGGGCTCATGGAGGATCCCATGAAGGTTTATAAAGACAGGCAGTTCATGAATGTCTGGACAGACCATGAGAAGgagatttttaaggaaaa GTTTGTCCAACATCCCAAGAACTTTGGTCTAATTGCTTCCTACTTGGAACGAAAG AATGTTCCTGACTGtgtattatattattatttgaccaagaaaaatgaaaattataaagCCCTTGTGCGAAGGAATTATGGCAAACGCAGAGGAAGAAACCAG CAACAGATTGCTCGTCCTTCTCAAGAAGAAAAGGTAGAAGAAAAGgtagaagaggaaaaatcagacaaatcagaaaaaaaagaggaggaaaagaaagatgaggaggagaaggatgaGAAGGAGGAATCTAA AGAGAATACcaaagaaaaggacaaaactGAAGTTGCACCAGAGGAAACAGAGGAAagggagcaggcagctcctcGGGGCCGGAAAACCGCCAACAGCCAAGGTCGGCGTAAGGGCAGAATCACCAGGTCAATGACAAATGAAGCTGCACAggcaaatgctgctgcagctgcagccactgaaGAGCCACCACCACCTCTGCCACCCCCACCAGAACCTT ctTCTACAGAGCCTGTGGAGACATCCCGTTGGACAGAAGAAGAAATGGAAGTTGCTAAGAAAG GTCTAGTGGAACATGGGCGAAACTGGGCAGCGATTGCCAAAATGGTTGGGACGAAAAGTGAAGCTCAGTGTAAGAACTTCTACTTCAACTACAAAAGGAGACACAACCTGGACAGTCTCCTCCAACAGCACAAACAGAAG TCTTCGCGAAGGCCCCGAGAGGAGCGAGATGTGTCCCAGTGTGAGAGTGTGGCTTCCACTGTGTCAGCCCAGGAGGATGAAGACATTGAAGCATCTAATGAAGAAGAGAACCCAGAAGACAGTGAAG gtgCTGAAAATAGTTCTGATACAGAAAGTGCTCCATCTCCAACTCCAGCAGAACCTGCTAAACCAACTGAAGAAACTCCATCTGAGCCCACTGCTCCAAAAGGAACCACTGaggccccagcagagcaggaatctGCCATTAAACCTGCAACCAGCACATCTCCCTCCTTACCAGCCCAAAGTGTAACAACAGCTGAAACTCAGAACCCTGAGCCCCAGGTCAAGGAAGAAATAAACACTGAGGCTGAGGAGCCTATGGAGGTGGACAGTAGAAGCCATTCAGCTGAAGCTAAGCCTGTGATTACTCTTCCAGTTCATACCAAAGTAGAACCTGTAGAGACTGAAATGAGGCTACCAGAGAATATTCAAGTGAAAATAGAGAGTGATaccaaagagagagagatggagaaaCCCAAGGAAAAGTCAGAACCAGAGGAAATGGACTACAGCCTGCCCCAGCAAGTGACTGCAGCCAGACCAGAATCCCATTCAGATAATGACTCCAGTGccacctgcagtgctgatgAGGAAGTTGATGGAGAACCTGACAGGCAGGG TATCTTCAGCAGAGAGTCAAAGCCCTCACTGTTAAATCCCACTGGGTCAATCCTGGTATCATCCACAATAAAGCAAGGGCAGATGGACCTGCAACAGCTTCACCACCGAGCTGCTGTCATCCCACCTATG gtttcctgcagcccctgctctgtccccgTGGGCACCCCAGTCAGTGGTTATGCCCTCTACCAGAGGCACATCAAGGCCATGCACGAGtcagccctgctggaggagcagcggcagcgccaggagcagctggacaTGGAATATCGGAGTGCTGTGAGCCCCTGTGGCACCTCCAAGAGCCCCAGTGTGGAGTGGGAAG GAAAACCAGTGGCCTATATGCCTTATGCTGAGGTCAAGAGAATAGAACAGGAAGCACAAGTGCAAAATCCAGCCACAAGGTCAGCATCACCCTACAGGTTATCTCCAAGAGAAGTCAATAaagcctctccccagcctgaGATGAATGCAGCTCGCTACAGTGTCCCTCCAG TTCTCCAGCCAGCCCCTCACCAGGTGATAACCAATATTCCTGAAGGAGTTCGCCTGCCCACAACCAGACCCACCAGACCACCACCACCTCTCATTCCATCCTCCAAAACCAGTGTGCCATCAGAAAAACCTTCCTTCATCATGGGAGGCTCAATCTCACAA GGAACACCTGGCACTTATTTAACATCCCACAGTCAAGCTTCCTACGCCCAAGAAACTGCAAAGCCATCAGTGGGTTCTATATCCCTTGGGCTGCCAAGGCAGCAAGAGTCAGCCAAATCtg CTTCTCTGCCCTATATCAAGCAAGAAGAATTCTCACCCAGAAGCCAGAATTCCCAACCTGAGGGACTCCTGGTCAGGGCACAACACGAAAGTGTTGTGAGAG GTACCACAACAATACAGGAGGGGAGTATAACACGAGGAACTCCAACCAATAAAGTTTCAGTTGAGACCATTCCTTCTTTGAGAGGCTCCATAACTCAG GGTACcccagctctggcccagccCGGCATCGCCGCCGACACGCTGCTGAAGGGAACCATCACCCGCCTGGCCACCGAGGACAGCAGCCCCGAGAAGTGCAGGGAGGAGGCCTCAGCCAAGGGCCACGTCATTTATGAAGGCAAAAGTGGGCATATTCTCTCTTATGATG CTATTAAAAATGTCCGTGAAGGAACAAGGAGTCCCAGAACTGCTCATGAAATTGGTTTAAAGAGAACCTATGATACAATGGAAGGAAATATAAAGCAGGGGATGTCACTGAGGGAGTCTCCAGGGTCTGCACCACTGGAAG gtttaaTCTGCCGAGCGCTGCCTCGGGGTAGCCCACACGCTGAACTAAAGGAGAGAACAGTTTTGTCTGGCTCTATAATGCAAG GCACACCAAGAGCAACAGCTGAAAGTTTTGAAGAAGGTTTGAAGTACCCCAAGCAGATCAAGAGAGAGTCACCTCCCATCAGGACGTTTGAAGGAGCCATCAGCAAGGGCAAGCCCTACGATGGGGTCACCACCATAAAGGAGATGGGTCGCTCCATCCATGAGATCCCCAGGCAGGACCTCTTAAGCCAAGAGAGTCGCAAGACTCCTGAAATGGTGCAGACAAGCAGGCCAATCATAGAAGGCTCCATATCTCAG gGCACACCCATAAAATATGAAAGCAACTCTGGCCAGTCTGCCATCAAACACAATGTAAAATCTTTAATCACTGGACCAAGCAAGC CCCGGGGAATGCCTCAGCTGGAAATGGTGCCAGAAAACGTGAAGGTGGTGGAGCGAGGAAAATACGAAGATGTGAAGACCGGGGATGCCGTGCGGTCCCGTCACACGTCCGTAGTCAGCTCTGGTCCCTCTGTTCTCAGGTCAACCCTTCATGAAACTCCCAAATcacagctgagccctgggatTTATGATGATACAAATGCTCGGAGGACACCTGTGAACTATCAGAGTCCAATGTCCAGGAGTTCACCCATGATGAATAGAGTTAGTGAGG CTGGAGTATCTTCTGGGAAGTCAGCAAATCATGAAAGGAAGAACACACTCACTCCAACACAGAGGGAGAGTGTGCCAGCAAAATCCCCAGTCCCAGGGGTTGATCCTGTAGTGGCTCACAGTCCTTTTGACCCTCACCACAGAGGAGCAACTCCTGAAGTCTACAGGGGTCACCTCCCTCCCCATTTAGATCCTGCTATGCCATTTCACAGGGCTCTGGATCCTG ctgctgctgcttacCTGTTCCAAAGGCAGCTGTCCCCCACGCCGGGGTACCCCAGCCAGTACCAGCTGTACGCCATGGAGAACACGCGCCAGACCATCCTCAACGACTACATCACCTCCCAGCAGATGCAGGTCAACCTCCGGCCCGACGTCACCAGGGGATTGTCCCCCAGGGAGCAAACCTTGGCACTGCCTTATGCAGGAGCACGAG GAATCATTGACCTGAACAATATGGCCCCCACTATCTTAGTGCCTCATCCTGGAGGAACCAGCACCCCACCCATGGAGAGAATCACATATATCCCTGGCACCCAGCTTACCTTCCCTCCCAGGCCTTACAACCCTGCTTCTCTGTCACCAG GACACCCCACACACCTggcagcttctgcagctgcaaATGCTGAAAGGGAAcgggaaagggaaagggagaaggagcgggaaagggagagggaacGTGAACGAGAGCGGGAAAGAGAACGAGAACGAGAGAGGGAGAGAATCACCTCAGTCCCTGCTGAACTGTATCTCCGACCAG gtgcagagcagcctggcagacCTGGCAGTCACGGATACGTCCGGTCCCCATCCCCCTCTGTCAGAAGCCAGGAAAACATTCTGCAGCAAAGGCCAAGTATATTCCAAGGAACTAACGGGACAAGTGTGATCACACCTTTGGATCCTGCTGCTCAGCTACGTATCAT GCAGCTCACCCCTGGAGCTCCCTCTATCACTCAAGGCTTGCCAGCTTCCCGTTACAACACTGCTGCTGATGCCCTGGCAGCCCTCGTggatgctgcagcctctgctcctcagaTGGAAGTTGCCAAATCAAAGGAGAACAAGCACGAAGGAGCCAGGATAGAGGAGAACATGGGCCGCAGGTCAGCTGTGGTGACTGaccagcagcagatggagcagaAGACCCTGGAGGTAGAAAAGAGGCCTGTGCAGTGCCCCTATACATCTGCCAATTACTCTGGTGGCAAGTCCCAGGGACAGACTTCATCAGTAGTCTATTCAGAGGCTGGTAAAGAGAAAGGACCTCCTCCTAAATCCAGGTACGAGGAAGAGCTGAGAACTCGAGGAAAGACCACAATTACTGCTGCTAACTTCATAGATGTGATCATCACTCGCCAGATTGCTTCAGACAAGGATGCTCGAGATAGGGGCTCTCAAAGTTCAGATTCTTCCAGTAGTT TGTCCTCACACCGGTATGAAGCTCCTGGAGATGCCATTGAGGTGATCAGCCCTGCAAATTCACCTGTACCTGCTcaagaaaagctgcagccctATCAACAAGAGacacccaaaccaaaccaggcAGAGA CTGACCCCAACAGGCCGTACGAGGGCCCCATTCACCGCtacaggacacagcaggagcccCCGTCACCCCAGCAACCTCCACCTCCCTCTTCCCAGGCAGAGGGGATGGCACACGTGCCCAGGACCCATCGGCTCATCACCCTGGCTGATCACATCTGT CAAATTATCACACAAGACTTTGCTAGAAACCAAGCAGCTTCTCAGGCCTCTTTGCAGCCTCCCACCACTACATTCCagaattccagccctgctccaacTCCTGCTTCTGGCCGGGCAAAGCCCTCGAGCCGCTACAGCCCCGAGGCGCAGCCACAGCCCGTGCACCAGCAGCGGCCAGGGGCCAGAGTGTCCCCTGAGAACCTCTCTGACAAGGCCAGGGGAAG GCCTGGAAAATCTCCAGAGAGGAGTCACGTCCCCTCAGAGCCCTACGAGCCAATCTCGCCACCTCAGGTCCCGGTTGTCcatgagaaacaggaaaatgttcttttgcttTCCCAAAGAACTGAGCCTACTGAACAGAG GACTGACTCTCGCTCTCCAGGCAGTATCAGTTACCTGCCTTCGTTTTTCACCAAACTTGAGAACACTTCACCCATGGTAAAATCCAAGAAACAGGAGATATTTCGAAAGCTGAACTCATCTGGTGGAGGTGACTCTGACATGG CAACTGCTCAGCCAGGGACTGAAATATTCAATTTGCCAGCAGTCACTACCTCAG GTGCAGTCAGTTCTAGGGGTCACTCCTTTGCAGATCCTGCCAGTAATCTGGGTCTGGAAGACATTATTAGGAAAGCACTGATGGGAAACTTTGATGACAAGAGTGAGGAGCACGGGGTGGTCATGTCCCAGCCTCTCTCGGTGGCTCCGGGCAGCTCCGGCGCCGCGGTACCGGCGACTAACGAGACACGGAGGGAAGAAGCCAATCCATCTCCAAATTCAG GTGGGGCAGTCAGCAAGCAGAAGCTGATCGGCAAGTCAAACAGCAGGAAGTCAAAGTCTCCAATTCCTGGGCAGGGATATTTGGGAACTGAAAGACCTTCTTCTGTCTCATCTGTACATTCAGAAGGGGACTACCACAGACAGACTCCAGTGTGGGCCTGGGAAGACAGGCCTTCATCAACAG GTTCCACCCAGTTTCCATACAACCCTCTGACCATGAGGATGCTGAGCAGCACCCCCCCGACCTCCATCGCCTGTGCCCCCCCGTCCATGAGCCAAGCAACCACTCACCCACAGAACAGGATCTGGGAGCGAGAGCCTGCACCACTGCTTTCAGCACAATATGAGACTCTGTCTGACAGTGATGACTGA